The proteins below come from a single Tepidibacillus fermentans genomic window:
- a CDS encoding DUF6470 family protein produces the protein MPSIPQIQIRQTYAKIGMDSTPAKLEIRQPQATIEMHQEPAKLEIEHSYPQVEIDQRKAWGALGYVPFPDFPDRIYERLQQVFVNNLAQMAEKGDRFAAIHLQEDPFAEMATDLSVSLPELDYFDTPSYDNVDIDVKPPTLNIQWIKGGVELEVQPNKPEMHYIPGNVDIYLKQRNSLQIFLPKIEQRI, from the coding sequence ATGCCTTCTATTCCTCAAATCCAGATTCGTCAAACTTATGCAAAAATCGGTATGGATAGCACTCCAGCCAAGTTAGAAATCAGACAACCGCAAGCAACAATCGAGATGCATCAAGAACCAGCAAAGCTTGAGATTGAGCATTCTTACCCTCAAGTAGAGATTGATCAACGAAAGGCATGGGGAGCATTAGGCTACGTCCCATTTCCTGACTTTCCTGATCGAATTTATGAACGTTTGCAACAAGTGTTTGTAAACAATCTAGCACAAATGGCCGAAAAGGGGGATCGATTTGCAGCGATCCATCTACAAGAAGACCCTTTTGCAGAAATGGCGACAGATCTATCCGTTTCTTTACCTGAATTGGATTATTTTGATACTCCTTCTTATGACAATGTGGATATTGATGTGAAACCACCCACATTGAATATCCAATGGATCAAAGGCGGAGTGGAATTGGAGGTTCAACCCAATAAACCAGAGATGCATTATATTCCCGGAAACGTGGACATCTATCTAAAACAAAGAAATTCACTACAAATCTTTCTACCAAAAATTGAACAAAGGATTTAA
- the flgL gene encoding flagellar hook-associated protein FlgL encodes MRVTQGMLNNQLLRNLNTNLSRLEVLQNQMATGKRINKPSDDPVGLSFALRYRSELVSNEQYQRNVDSATSWLEYTDKLISETNDVLQRARELAVQGANGTNSDESMEALAMEVEQLYEQLVNIGNSQFNGKYVFNGQKTDQPPYDMATAKLLGTADPDTGKILFEIGTGITIPVNISGKELFGANDATNPNAFQVLEELRSALMNHNQSDVNTVLGKLDNVLDNAMSKWAEVGARSNRVELMKNRLDNENINIQTLLSKAEDADLAEVMINLKMEENIYQASLSTGARIIRPTLVDFLR; translated from the coding sequence ATGCGAGTCACACAAGGGATGTTAAATAATCAATTGTTACGTAATCTAAATACGAATCTTTCTCGATTAGAAGTGTTGCAAAACCAAATGGCAACGGGAAAACGGATTAATAAACCTTCCGATGATCCTGTAGGCTTGAGTTTTGCTTTACGCTATCGTAGTGAGCTTGTTTCGAATGAGCAATATCAGAGGAATGTGGATTCTGCTACTTCTTGGTTAGAATATACCGATAAATTGATTAGTGAGACGAATGATGTTCTGCAAAGAGCAAGAGAACTTGCGGTGCAAGGGGCAAATGGCACGAACTCTGATGAATCAATGGAAGCATTAGCAATGGAAGTAGAGCAATTATATGAACAACTGGTGAATATAGGGAATAGCCAATTTAACGGCAAATACGTGTTTAATGGACAAAAAACGGATCAACCGCCTTATGATATGGCTACGGCCAAGCTATTAGGGACAGCGGATCCCGATACAGGGAAAATTTTATTTGAGATTGGGACTGGAATTACCATTCCAGTGAATATATCTGGGAAAGAGTTATTTGGGGCAAATGATGCTACGAATCCTAATGCTTTTCAAGTATTAGAAGAATTGAGAAGTGCGTTAATGAATCATAATCAATCGGATGTCAATACAGTTCTTGGAAAACTTGATAACGTGTTAGATAATGCCATGTCCAAATGGGCTGAAGTAGGAGCAAGGTCTAATCGAGTAGAGTTGATGAAAAATCGTTTAGATAATGAGAATATCAATATTCAAACTCTTTTGTCAAAAGCAGAGGATGCTGACTTAGCTGAAGTGATGATTAACTTGAAGATGGAAGAGAACATCTACCAAGCTTCCCTATCAACAGGTGCAAGAATTATTCGCCCAACATTAGTTGATTTTTTAAGGTAA
- the flgK gene encoding flagellar hook-associated protein FlgK: MRSTFHNLETAKRGLFAAQTAIQTTGHNIANANTKGYTRQAVDFVASKPMEALAWTRSTSPGQLGTGVDYSNIRRLRDSYLDGQFRNQNQNFGDWEVRQSTFEKLEAIINEPSDYGIRTVIDHFWNAWQDLAGQPDNLTARSVVIERAAAMTDALNDVAQKLEDLKSDLVESLKVKLGSGSIDVNGKLQIENIGDVNTLLTQIAKLNEQIYQVEAQGDHANDLRDQRDLLTDQLSKLIDITVKDEKDNSGYTITLSNGTQLVKANHANQVYMDSSNPSALKGFLYDPETKTITDLTPNTQTLKDVFSSGEVHGYLQSIEEVEKIQSQLDDLVNGLVSGNIDLTLVSGTQLPPNMANLLGLDATNYDSSTQTVTKDVAVKVPGINGLHQMGYDLNSNPGIEFFTKKDNTKPMSASNIQVNTAILNDVTKIATSNRLENGVVLKGNNQIALWIADMRYTKIEGIGSSDEYFRSMVGNLGVRSQEAVRQYKSQKVLVEQVDHRRQAVSGVSLDEEMADLIKYQHAYNASARMITAIDEMLDKVINGMGIVGR, translated from the coding sequence ATGCGTTCCACATTTCATAATTTAGAAACAGCAAAACGTGGGTTATTTGCTGCACAAACAGCCATTCAGACGACTGGACATAATATTGCAAATGCGAATACGAAAGGATATACCAGACAGGCAGTCGATTTCGTCGCTTCAAAGCCAATGGAGGCTCTTGCTTGGACAAGAAGTACCTCGCCTGGACAATTAGGAACAGGTGTCGATTATTCCAACATTCGTCGATTACGAGACTCTTACCTGGATGGACAATTTCGCAATCAAAATCAAAACTTTGGTGATTGGGAAGTCCGTCAAAGCACCTTTGAAAAATTAGAAGCAATTATTAATGAACCTTCCGATTATGGAATTCGTACCGTCATCGATCATTTTTGGAATGCATGGCAAGATTTAGCTGGACAACCGGATAACCTCACTGCTCGATCGGTTGTTATTGAAAGAGCTGCTGCAATGACCGATGCGCTTAACGATGTGGCTCAGAAGCTAGAAGATTTAAAATCTGATCTCGTAGAAAGTTTGAAAGTAAAATTAGGTTCAGGGTCAATCGATGTAAATGGAAAACTACAGATCGAGAATATTGGTGATGTGAATACCCTTCTCACGCAGATTGCCAAATTAAATGAGCAAATTTATCAAGTAGAGGCCCAAGGTGATCATGCTAATGATTTACGTGATCAGCGTGATCTCTTAACCGATCAATTGTCTAAATTAATCGATATCACCGTGAAGGATGAAAAGGATAATAGCGGGTATACGATTACATTGTCAAATGGAACACAATTGGTAAAAGCGAATCATGCAAACCAGGTATACATGGATTCTTCAAATCCATCTGCATTGAAAGGATTTTTGTATGATCCAGAGACAAAGACGATTACTGATCTTACACCAAATACGCAAACATTGAAAGATGTTTTTAGTAGCGGAGAAGTACATGGATATTTGCAATCGATCGAAGAAGTAGAAAAGATCCAAAGTCAGTTGGATGATTTAGTGAATGGGTTAGTTTCGGGAAACATTGATCTGACATTAGTAAGTGGTACCCAGTTACCCCCAAACATGGCTAATCTTCTCGGCTTAGATGCAACAAATTATGATTCTTCTACACAGACCGTTACAAAGGATGTTGCGGTTAAAGTCCCTGGTATCAATGGTCTTCATCAAATGGGTTATGACTTGAATAGCAATCCGGGAATAGAATTCTTTACAAAAAAGGATAATACGAAGCCAATGTCTGCAAGCAATATTCAAGTCAACACGGCGATCCTTAATGATGTGACCAAAATCGCGACGTCGAATCGTTTAGAGAATGGAGTCGTATTAAAAGGGAATAACCAAATCGCTTTATGGATTGCGGATATGCGCTATACCAAGATTGAGGGAATCGGGAGCTCTGATGAATACTTCCGCTCAATGGTTGGTAATTTGGGTGTTAGATCCCAGGAAGCTGTTCGCCAATATAAAAGCCAAAAAGTATTGGTTGAACAAGTTGACCATCGTAGACAAGCTGTAAGTGGAGTCTCTTTAGATGAAGAGATGGCTGATTTAATTAAATACCAACATGCCTATAATGCTTCAGCCCGGATGATAACAGCAATTGATGAAATGTTAGATAAGGTGATTAATGGCATGGGGATTGTTGGTAGATAG
- a CDS encoding flagellar protein FlgN, protein MSTFQLLMNVMSDLYRAHTEMVEIAKYKKQILIEGNIEELSRIMNVESQWVKHVGKLEEERAFTVKQLLKEKGLSLQEVTMNDLVKMMTSPQEKEQLQQIRLKLTEVIQEIQELHNLNSLLIQQSLDYISHSIEMVMGEPKNFYTYGNPISAKQQTVGSRRGFFDQKA, encoded by the coding sequence ATGTCCACTTTTCAATTATTGATGAATGTAATGAGTGATCTTTATCGAGCGCATACAGAAATGGTGGAAATCGCGAAATATAAGAAGCAAATTCTTATTGAAGGAAATATAGAAGAATTATCTAGAATCATGAACGTTGAATCTCAATGGGTGAAACATGTTGGCAAGCTAGAAGAGGAAAGAGCGTTTACTGTAAAACAGCTATTAAAAGAAAAAGGACTTTCCCTACAAGAAGTAACCATGAATGATCTAGTCAAAATGATGACCTCACCCCAGGAAAAAGAACAGCTTCAGCAAATACGTTTAAAACTTACTGAAGTCATTCAAGAGATTCAGGAGTTACATAATTTGAATTCCTTATTAATTCAGCAATCACTCGATTACATTTCTCATTCAATTGAAATGGTGATGGGAGAACCCAAGAATTTTTACACCTATGGAAATCCGATTTCAGCTAAACAACAAACGGTTGGATCCAGACGGGGGTTTTTTGATCAAAAAGCATGA
- the flgM gene encoding flagellar biosynthesis anti-sigma factor FlgM, with protein sequence MRINDINRIQGINQYQKMNQKKEEIKKTEQKKDQILISEEAKELLEKSKDLTRREKIDQIKEQIQNGTYMIDPKKVADKILDWLK encoded by the coding sequence GTGAGGATCAATGATATCAATCGAATCCAGGGGATCAATCAATACCAAAAAATGAACCAGAAAAAAGAAGAAATAAAGAAAACCGAACAGAAAAAAGATCAAATTTTGATTTCGGAAGAAGCAAAAGAACTTCTAGAGAAGTCTAAAGATCTGACTCGCCGTGAGAAAATCGATCAGATCAAAGAACAGATTCAAAACGGAACCTATATGATTGATCCGAAAAAAGTAGCGGATAAGATTCTTGATTGGTTGAAGTAA
- a CDS encoding TIGR03826 family flagellar region protein has product MGIGNLQNCPRCGKLFVKGIKDVCPACDREIEEEYQRCAEYIREHRLVNLYELSEATKVSVKQITKFIKEGRISIAEMPNMTYPCESCGEPIREGKLCPSCRSRLEKGIKQAIEKQTMKEEQSKGIGFRRDFLDKGQNGR; this is encoded by the coding sequence ATGGGGATAGGTAATCTTCAAAACTGTCCACGTTGTGGAAAGCTTTTTGTGAAGGGGATCAAGGACGTTTGCCCTGCTTGTGATCGAGAGATCGAAGAAGAGTATCAACGATGCGCAGAATATATCCGTGAACATCGGCTTGTGAATCTTTACGAGTTAAGTGAAGCAACAAAAGTTAGCGTGAAACAGATTACCAAATTCATCAAAGAAGGCAGAATCTCGATTGCAGAAATGCCCAATATGACATACCCCTGTGAGTCATGCGGGGAACCGATTCGCGAAGGGAAACTATGCCCGAGTTGTCGAAGTCGATTAGAAAAGGGAATCAAGCAAGCCATTGAAAAGCAAACCATGAAGGAAGAACAAAGTAAAGGGATAGGCTTTCGCCGAGACTTTTTAGATAAAGGCCAAAATGGAAGATGA
- a CDS encoding ComF family protein, translating to MELKVLLRSFFHDLLFPEQKCLLCEKPIVGYAKDVSHHLSQMKYVCMTCKEQIEIPTSPYCQHCHKPLDHTTSTKINQSSDPLLCLDCQYQPNHAIVMNRSAVLYNTFLKEAIALYKYRGKESLSIVFSRLLKIAYDRYYQDLSIDYITFVPLHPNRLQERSFNQAEQLSLRLSRMVGIPIIDSIERVKETHKQSKSGKWERINEMKDAFQVKREVIEQIEGKTLLIVDDIYTTGATINECAKELTHSGASMVYSLTLSRA from the coding sequence ATGGAATTAAAGGTTTTGCTTCGTTCCTTTTTTCATGATTTGCTCTTTCCAGAGCAAAAGTGCTTGTTATGTGAAAAGCCCATCGTCGGATATGCTAAAGATGTATCCCATCATCTGTCACAAATGAAATACGTCTGCATGACATGCAAAGAACAAATCGAAATTCCAACTTCTCCTTATTGTCAACATTGTCATAAACCATTGGATCATACTACTTCGACCAAAATCAATCAATCTTCTGATCCTCTTCTTTGTCTCGATTGTCAATATCAACCGAATCATGCGATTGTCATGAATCGGAGTGCCGTATTGTATAATACGTTTTTGAAGGAAGCGATTGCGCTATATAAGTATCGGGGAAAAGAAAGTTTGTCAATTGTCTTTAGTCGCTTATTAAAGATCGCTTATGATCGATATTATCAAGATCTATCGATTGATTACATTACATTTGTTCCTCTACATCCCAATCGTTTACAAGAAAGAAGTTTCAACCAAGCTGAGCAACTTTCGCTGCGTTTAAGCCGGATGGTCGGTATCCCTATTATCGATTCGATAGAACGGGTGAAAGAAACCCATAAACAGAGTAAAAGTGGGAAATGGGAACGGATCAATGAGATGAAAGATGCGTTTCAAGTTAAGAGGGAAGTAATTGAACAAATTGAAGGGAAAACTCTTTTAATCGTTGATGATATTTATACAACCGGTGCAACGATCAATGAGTGTGCTAAGGAATTGACACATTCTGGTGCTAGCATGGTTTATAGTTTAACACTATCCAGAGCGTGA
- a CDS encoding YkvA family protein, producing the protein MLQQKEKRGKMDWKRRAKQLKLELMVLYLSYRDPRVPWYAKLWTAMVLVYAFSPIDLIPDFIPILGYLDDLLLIPLGILLALRLIPKEVIEEYREKAKDMKHPKSWIGAIVIFLFWVMVLSLVVKLFLG; encoded by the coding sequence ATGTTACAACAAAAAGAGAAACGGGGAAAAATGGATTGGAAACGACGCGCGAAACAACTCAAATTGGAACTGATGGTTCTCTATCTATCTTATCGCGATCCAAGGGTTCCTTGGTATGCAAAACTATGGACGGCCATGGTTTTAGTCTATGCCTTTAGCCCGATTGATCTGATTCCCGATTTTATTCCAATTTTGGGTTATTTGGATGATTTGCTTCTCATTCCATTGGGGATTTTATTGGCCTTACGCTTAATCCCGAAAGAAGTGATCGAAGAATATCGGGAGAAAGCAAAAGATATGAAACATCCAAAAAGCTGGATAGGGGCGATCGTAATTTTCCTTTTTTGGGTCATGGTTCTTTCACTGGTTGTTAAGCTGTTTTTAGGATAG
- a CDS encoding aldo/keto reductase, which translates to MKALEKRRIERMNTEVTFFGFGALSIGRDWGYGSEEEKRRPEEKEAGRVLNSILDLGVNLIDTARAYHRSEERIGKYISHRRNEYILATKCGEHSNEPRTYYDFSYKAIKESIDHSLRLLKTDVIDLIQIHFGPEPEKVIQEGETLAAMKDAQKEEKVRFLGASIDGELATQLIQSGDFDVMQMEYHLLNQANKKNIELAKEKGIGVLIRTGIGRGLLTSKVLGFMDTEFPGKENVQRLLQLMNHDGELLHALALHFLYQEEGISSVLIGSKSIERFKQNMNLLEREIDLDLLEKAIAIGQGKGEA; encoded by the coding sequence ATGAAAGCACTAGAGAAACGTAGAATCGAACGCATGAATACAGAAGTTACCTTTTTCGGCTTTGGAGCATTATCTATAGGACGTGATTGGGGATATGGGAGTGAAGAAGAGAAGAGGCGTCCAGAGGAAAAAGAAGCAGGACGAGTACTAAATTCGATTTTAGATTTAGGTGTAAACTTAATCGATACGGCAAGGGCCTATCACCGGAGCGAAGAACGTATTGGCAAGTATATTTCTCATCGGCGAAACGAATATATTTTGGCAACCAAATGTGGTGAACATAGTAACGAACCTCGTACTTATTATGATTTTTCCTACAAAGCGATTAAAGAATCGATTGATCATAGCTTACGTTTATTAAAAACGGATGTGATCGACCTGATCCAGATCCATTTTGGCCCTGAACCAGAGAAGGTTATTCAAGAAGGAGAAACATTAGCAGCAATGAAAGATGCGCAAAAGGAAGAAAAAGTACGTTTTCTTGGTGCATCTATCGATGGAGAATTAGCGACCCAATTGATTCAATCTGGGGATTTTGATGTGATGCAAATGGAATATCATCTGCTTAATCAAGCCAATAAGAAGAATATTGAATTAGCAAAAGAAAAAGGCATCGGTGTTTTGATTCGTACGGGGATTGGACGGGGATTATTAACTTCAAAAGTTTTGGGATTTATGGACACTGAATTTCCGGGAAAGGAGAATGTTCAACGGTTATTACAATTGATGAATCATGATGGGGAATTATTACATGCTCTTGCTTTACATTTTCTCTATCAAGAAGAGGGGATCAGTTCTGTTCTGATTGGAAGTAAAAGCATTGAGCGTTTTAAACAAAATATGAATTTGCTGGAAAGAGAAATTGATCTTGATTTATTAGAAAAAGCGATTGCGATTGGTCAAGGAAAAGGAGAAGCATAA
- a CDS encoding DEAD/DEAH box helicase codes for MRKCIVYLVEENGTSEFRFSFDLEMDQFYFANQQVKEIIVISPPLSIGTAQALIRCLNDGMKKRGFIIFGRRERKEEVERERIWRCQEKLGIAKVYDVFPSKGNLLEGITETRNNKRDWMCDLATSYAKWKEEIAPFVFGKQLLLDELKGIPNLVLDESFYQMLQYGILTGEVKVMSSVASPLDSARPICHRCGSSEKVHVQPCASCGDACATCEECIAMGRSKTCIPLLQFTYFGAKMIKKDHRQRDIPPTINTHCYQLTPHQARVAEYAVHFLHNQEFKELLIWAVTGAGKTEMIFPTIHKGISNGYRILLASPRKDVIRELTPRFRKAFPEIPIVSLYGGSPERWNSGQFYLATTHQTLRFVDFFDLVIIDEMDAFPYHGDSVLHRVVRRALKKDGKLIYLTATPSKDWIDRIQHREIDVTVLPIRYHGNPLPVPELKYINDLRKRLKQEKPFQIMEEFIAEVKKRKGQAFIFVSEVRLVKIWQNQLRKWFPDAKVEGVHATDYLRDDKVEQFRKGDIQFLVTTTIMERGVTVPNVHVLVLGADTQVFDEATLVQIAGRVGRSKDYPDGLVWFIAETKTKDLVKAKDQIERMNQLAKNWINNKK; via the coding sequence ATGAGAAAATGTATCGTTTATTTGGTTGAAGAAAATGGAACATCTGAGTTCAGATTTAGTTTTGATCTAGAAATGGACCAGTTTTATTTTGCCAACCAACAGGTAAAAGAAATTATTGTCATTTCCCCTCCCCTTTCCATAGGAACCGCTCAGGCACTGATTCGATGTCTTAATGATGGAATGAAAAAGAGGGGTTTCATTATATTTGGCAGAAGAGAACGAAAAGAAGAAGTGGAACGTGAGCGAATTTGGCGATGTCAAGAAAAACTTGGCATAGCAAAGGTATATGATGTTTTTCCTAGTAAGGGGAACTTACTTGAGGGGATCACCGAAACAAGGAATAACAAAAGGGATTGGATGTGTGACCTAGCTACTTCTTATGCAAAGTGGAAAGAAGAAATTGCTCCTTTTGTCTTTGGCAAACAATTACTATTAGATGAGTTAAAAGGAATTCCAAATCTTGTTCTCGATGAATCTTTTTATCAAATGTTGCAATATGGGATTTTGACAGGAGAAGTAAAGGTTATGTCTAGTGTTGCTTCACCGCTTGATTCGGCAAGACCCATTTGCCATCGCTGTGGGTCGAGCGAGAAGGTACATGTTCAACCTTGTGCCAGTTGTGGCGATGCTTGTGCCACTTGTGAAGAATGTATTGCGATGGGAAGGAGTAAAACTTGTATCCCTTTGCTTCAGTTTACTTATTTTGGGGCGAAGATGATTAAGAAGGATCATAGACAGCGAGATATCCCCCCTACAATCAACACCCATTGTTACCAGTTAACTCCACATCAAGCACGGGTGGCCGAATATGCGGTTCATTTTCTTCATAATCAAGAATTTAAGGAACTACTCATCTGGGCAGTGACAGGAGCAGGTAAGACAGAGATGATTTTCCCAACGATTCATAAGGGGATCAGTAATGGATACCGCATTTTGCTTGCTTCGCCAAGGAAAGATGTGATTCGGGAATTAACGCCTAGGTTTCGTAAAGCCTTTCCTGAGATACCGATCGTTAGTCTTTATGGAGGTAGTCCTGAACGTTGGAATAGTGGCCAATTCTATTTGGCAACGACACATCAGACGTTGAGATTTGTTGATTTTTTTGATCTGGTGATCATTGATGAGATGGATGCTTTCCCTTATCATGGTGACTCTGTTTTACATCGTGTTGTACGTCGTGCATTAAAAAAAGACGGAAAACTTATTTATTTAACGGCTACACCTTCTAAAGATTGGATCGATCGTATTCAGCACCGTGAAATTGATGTAACGGTGCTGCCAATTCGTTATCACGGGAATCCCCTTCCTGTTCCAGAGTTGAAATATATTAATGATTTGCGGAAACGATTAAAACAAGAGAAGCCATTTCAAATCATGGAGGAATTTATTGCAGAAGTAAAGAAAAGAAAAGGACAAGCATTTATCTTTGTTTCTGAAGTTCGTTTGGTTAAAATCTGGCAGAATCAACTAAGGAAGTGGTTTCCCGATGCAAAAGTAGAAGGTGTTCATGCCACCGATTATTTGCGGGATGATAAAGTAGAACAGTTTCGCAAAGGGGATATTCAGTTCCTTGTTACGACGACCATTATGGAACGCGGGGTTACCGTACCCAATGTCCACGTTCTTGTGTTAGGTGCAGATACGCAAGTGTTTGATGAAGCGACATTAGTACAAATCGCGGGCCGCGTCGGAAGGTCGAAGGATTATCCTGATGGATTGGTGTGGTTTATTGCGGAAACAAAAACAAAAGACTTGGTCAAAGCTAAAGATCAAATCGAAAGAATGAATCAGTTAGCAAAAAATTGGATAAACAACAAAAAATAG
- a CDS encoding DegV family protein, translating into MPKIAIVTDSTAYLSQEIIDRYGIHVVPLSVNFGNQTLKEGKDISTAEFYQRLRESDQLPTTSQPAIGDFIALYERLAKDYDQAIAIHLSSGISGTMNTSQSAARMVEGIEVVVLDSESACYGLGFMVIEAAKMVEEGKKLEEIVERIQWMVGNLRAYFVVDDLSYLHRGGRLNAAQFLIGSMLKIKPIIYFENKKLEPFEKIRTKKKAIDRILQLLDQDARDGTPIRLSVVHADVIDEANELLEKIERTYPNIEGDISDFGPVIGAHTGPGTIGIAWYKK; encoded by the coding sequence GTGCCAAAGATCGCTATTGTTACAGATAGTACTGCTTACTTGAGTCAAGAGATCATTGACCGTTATGGGATTCACGTTGTACCATTATCTGTAAATTTTGGAAATCAAACATTAAAAGAAGGAAAAGATATAAGTACAGCAGAGTTTTATCAGCGCTTAAGGGAAAGTGACCAATTACCTACTACTTCCCAACCAGCAATTGGTGACTTTATTGCCCTTTATGAACGCCTAGCGAAAGATTATGATCAAGCCATAGCGATTCATCTATCGAGTGGAATTAGTGGTACGATGAACACATCACAATCAGCTGCACGAATGGTAGAGGGAATTGAAGTAGTTGTCCTCGATTCCGAAAGTGCTTGTTATGGTTTAGGCTTTATGGTAATTGAAGCGGCTAAAATGGTTGAGGAAGGGAAAAAACTTGAAGAAATCGTTGAACGAATTCAATGGATGGTTGGGAATTTACGGGCTTATTTTGTGGTAGATGATCTATCTTATCTTCACCGTGGAGGCCGTTTAAATGCGGCTCAATTCTTAATAGGCAGTATGTTAAAGATTAAACCGATTATTTATTTTGAAAATAAGAAGTTAGAACCTTTTGAAAAGATTCGGACGAAGAAAAAAGCGATTGATCGAATCTTGCAGTTATTAGATCAAGATGCAAGGGATGGAACGCCAATTCGTCTATCTGTTGTTCATGCAGATGTGATCGATGAGGCAAATGAACTATTAGAAAAAATCGAACGTACCTATCCTAATATTGAGGGAGATATTTCTGATTTTGGCCCAGTCATCGGTGCCCATACAGGCCCAGGTACAATTGGTATTGCTTGGTATAAGAAGTAG
- a CDS encoding DUF192 domain-containing protein, translating to MEEWIMMNDETKQVVGQRILVANSFFRRLKGLMFQKSFGEYDGLLLTQTKQIHMFWMRFPLDVVYLKRIGKKEEDWIFQIVDLHENMKPWTMGKWVSQATDVLEVKAGWIREQKIRKGNLLRVNKLS from the coding sequence GTAGTTGGTCAGCGAATCCTAGTGGCCAACTCTTTTTTTCGACGATTGAAGGGATTGATGTTTCAAAAATCTTTCGGTGAATATGATGGGTTACTCTTAACGCAAACTAAGCAAATTCATATGTTTTGGATGCGTTTTCCACTCGATGTTGTCTATCTAAAAAGAATAGGGAAAAAAGAGGAAGACTGGATTTTTCAAATTGTTGATCTTCATGAAAACATGAAGCCGTGGACCATGGGGAAATGGGTTTCGCAAGCTACTGATGTATTGGAGGTAAAAGCTGGATGGATTCGTGAGCAGAAGATCAGAAAGGGGAATCTACTCCGTGTAAATAAATTGTCTTAA